A genomic segment from Equus przewalskii isolate Varuska chromosome X, EquPr2, whole genome shotgun sequence encodes:
- the SERTM2 gene encoding serine-rich and transmembrane domain-containing 2 translates to MTEVHFKYHGNLTGRAHYPTLATEVDTTSDKYSNLYMYVGLFLSLLAILLILLFTMLLRLKHVISPINSESTESVPQFTDVEMQSRIPTP, encoded by the coding sequence ATGACAGAGGTGCATTTCAAGTACCATGGAAATCTCACTGGGCGGGCCCATTACCCTACCCTGGCAACAGAGGTTGACACCACTTCAGATAAGTATTCTAACCTGTACATGTATGTGGGCTTATTCCTGAGCCTCCTGGCTATTCTTCTCATTCTGCTCTTCACAATGCTCCTTCGGCTCAAACATGTCATCTCGCCCATCAACTCTGAGAGCACAGAAAGTGTTCCTCAATTCACAGATGTAGAGATGCAGAGTCGAATCCCCACTCCTTAA